In Humulus lupulus chromosome 6, drHumLupu1.1, whole genome shotgun sequence, a single genomic region encodes these proteins:
- the LOC133782892 gene encoding class V chitinase-like, whose translation MPSKIKTIFFSIFLFVIFRQLRTSSAQTAVKAAYWFPESEFSVTSIDSSLFTVLFCAFAQLNPQNYQVFIPSQNAQKFSTFTSTVRRRNPSVKTLISIGGGAADKSVYAAMASDWNRRQAFIHSSISLARSNNFLGLDLDWEYPSTPDQMTQFGYLVDEWRSAVAEEARNSGRPPLLLVAAVFYSSRYETGDEYVVPALARSLDWINVMGYDFYAPDWSSVTGPPGALYNPGRSANADNGIRAWIQAGFPVNKIVLGFPFIGYGWTLLNPSNNGYFAPTTGAAFPDNGAKTYQQIKEFIANNRATAVFNSAVVSDYCYSGRTWFGYDDTQSIITKVRYIKEKRLRGYFAWHVGGDNNMGLSQTASQTWDQQSISTTHET comes from the exons ATGCCTTCCAAAATCAAAACTATCTTCTTCTCAATTTTCCTCTTTGTCATTTTCCGCCAACTCAGAACCTCATCAGCCCAAACGGCAGTAAAAGCTGCGTATTGGTTCCCGGAGAGTGAGTTTTCGGTCACCAGTATAGACTCCTCCCTATTCACAGTACTTTTCTGCGCTTTTGCTCAACTGAACCCCCAAAACTACCAAGTCTTCATTCCTTCCCAAAATGCCCAAAAGTTCTCAACTTTCACCTCCACCGTTCGACGCCGAAACCCCTCCGTCAAAACCCTCATCTCCATCGGCGGAGGTGCGGCCGACAAGTCCGTCTACGCCGCCATGGCCTCGGACTGGAACCGCCGCCAAGCTTTCATACATTCTTCGATAAGCCTGGCCAGGTCCAACAacttccttggcctcgacctcgACTGGGAGTACCCTTCGACCCCGGACCAGATGACCCAGTTCGGCTATCTCGTCGACGAGTGGCGCTCCGCTGTCGCCGAAGAGGCCCGGAACTCCGGACGACCGCCCCTACTTCTCGTGGCGGCGGTTTTCTACTCTTCTAGATATGAAACCGGCGATGAATACGTCGTCCCTGCCCTGGCGAGAAGCTTGGATTGGATCAACGTTATGGGGTACGACTTCTACGCGCCGGATTGGTCGAGCGTGACCGGACCTCCGGGAGCTCTGTACAATCCGGGAAGGTCGGCAAATGCCGACAACGGCATCAGGGCTTGGATTCAGGCGGGTTTCCCGGTTAACAAGATAGTTCTGGGGTTTCCTTTCATTGGGTATGGATGGACCCTTTTGAACCCGAGTAACAATGGCTACTTTGCCCCGACGACCGGAGCTGCTTTTCCGGACAACGGAGCAAAAACTTATCAGCAGATCAAGGAGTTCATAGCTAATAATAGGGCCACCGCAGTGTTCAACTCAGCAGTGGTAAGCGATTACTGTTACTCTGGGAGGACTTGGTTTGGTTATGATGATACTCAAAGTATTATAACTAAGGTTAGGTACATTAAAGAGAAGAGACTACGTGGCTATTTTGCATGGCATGTTGGAGGCGATAACAATATGGGACTTTCTCAAACag CATCGCAGACATGGGATCAACAGAGCATCAGTACTACTCATGAAACCTAA
- the LOC133785808 gene encoding uncharacterized protein LOC133785808, with protein sequence MPCISPLCWTEPDEHVTIGPQIIASTTEKIKDIQERLKVVQSHQKGYVDVHRQEVEFEVGDYVFLKVTPMRGVTRFGVKDPLHIIEYEAIPLQEDVTYEEQPIRILVKELKVLRNREILEVNVF encoded by the exons ATGCCATGCATATCACCTTTGTGTTGGACAGAGCCAGATGAGCATGTCACTATTGGACCTCAAATTATCGCTAGTACCACTGAGAAgatcaaagacatccaagagagactTAAGGTTGTTCAAAGTCATCAGAAGGGTTATGTCGATGTTCACCGGCAAGAAGTTGAGTTTGAGGTTGGTGACTATGTCTTCTTGAAAGTTACTCCTATGCGTGGTGTGAcgagatttggagtgaagg ACCCATTGCACATCATTGAGTATGAGGCTATCCCTCTTCAAGAGGATGTGACATATGAAGAACAACCTATCAGAATCCTAGTGAAAGAGTTAAAGGTGCTAAGGAATAGAGAGATTCTAGAAGTCAATGTCTTCTAG